A single genomic interval of Schistocerca americana isolate TAMUIC-IGC-003095 chromosome 2, iqSchAmer2.1, whole genome shotgun sequence harbors:
- the LOC124593954 gene encoding LOW QUALITY PROTEIN: protein lethal(2)essential for life-like (The sequence of the model RefSeq protein was modified relative to this genomic sequence to represent the inferred CDS: inserted 1 base in 1 codon): MLCLKHAWILQDVPSTDDGRAAQKEDYTRFATGHGGTSDIQNTNNNFKVSLDVQQFQPNEISIKPVVDLVVVEEQHEEQQVEKCFISKQFTCCYKLPNRIEPXAITSGLSADSFLIIATPRKQLPSASMCG, encoded by the exons ATGCTTTGTCTCAAACACGCCTGGATTTTACAAGACGTACCCAGCACAGACGATGGAAGGGCTGCTCAGAAAGAAGACTACACTCGCTTTGCTACGGGGCATGGTGGGACTTCAGACATTCAGAACACTAACAACAATTTCAAGGTAAGCCTTGATGTGCAACAGTTCCAACCCAATGAAATAAGCATAAAACCAGTGGTTGATTTGGTTGTTGTTGAAGAACAGCATGAGGAACAACAGGTTGAGAAGTGTTTTATTTCCAAACAGTTCACTTGCTGCTACAAGCTACCCAATCGCATTGAAC AAGCGATAACATCAGGGCTGTCAGCTGACAGTTTTCTAATCATCGCAACTCCTAGGAAACAACTGCCTTCAGCAAGCATGTGTGGATAG